The Nymphaea colorata isolate Beijing-Zhang1983 chromosome 7, ASM883128v2, whole genome shotgun sequence DNA window AAGGAAAATCTAGGCTGAAGAAGCTGCTCCCTGGCATTGAAGAAAGAGAGTTCTGCATTGCCTTCTCCCTTAGAAGCGGCACACTCGTATCCGCGTTGACAAACCCGTTTTTCATGTTGTTGGTCATGGTGGCTATGCCGCTAGTATTGTTGGCAAGACTGTTTTCATCAATGTTTGGTGTATCTGAATTTCCGAGTAACCTGGTTATCTCTGATAACTCTGAATTCGATTCCGTAAAGTAACCGCTTTCCATGTACTCCATCTCTCCTTGGTCCAAATTGGTGCCATTGGATGGAGATTGCTGTAAAGAAGGGAAGGGCGGCGACCTTCTTCCTACACAGTTGCTCTTTCGGAAGATTCTGCAGACTACCCATTCCTCCTGCAAAAGAGTATTCCATCATCAAAGGATCATGAGAAACCAGTAAAAAAGGAAGATGCCCCATAACAGTAGCATCGTCATTAGACTTTCATGGCACTTGCCTTTGTGAGTTTAGAAGGAAATTTTGATGAAAGCCTGTACTCATGCATGACCCAGTTGGTCTTCTCCCCTTTGGGAGCTCTCCCCTTGTAGAAAACCAGAGTTTTCTTCATACCCACAAGCATACTCCCTGATGTGAAGATCTCTTTATCTTTACC harbors:
- the LOC116257785 gene encoding NAC domain-containing protein 100-like, with amino-acid sequence MDDSSLPPGFRFHPTDEELVAYYLTRKVADSAFVAKAITVVDLNRCEPWDLPGKASMGEKEWYFFNLRDRKYPTGLRTNRATEAGYWKTTGKDKEIFTSGSMLVGMKKTLVFYKGRAPKGEKTNWVMHEYRLSSKFPSKLTKEEWVVCRIFRKSNCVGRRSPPFPSLQQSPSNGTNLDQGEMEYMESGYFTESNSELSEITRLLGNSDTPNIDENSLANNTSGIATMTNNMKNGFVNADTSVPLLREKAMQNSLSSMPGSSFFSLDFPSSSSNILRSLQMSVANNYQLQQASTSTYLNPLIPSDSNFAKQASLDLESFWRGS